A window of the Polaribacter sp. HaHaR_3_91 genome harbors these coding sequences:
- the wecC gene encoding UDP-N-acetyl-D-mannosamine dehydrogenase — MKQVEVVTVGLGYIGLPTSALIAQNGIQVHGVDVNQHVVDTINQGKIHIIEPSLDIAVEEAVKKGFLTADIKPVEAATYLIVVPTPFKGNHEPDISYVELATKNIIPFLKEDDLYIIESTSPIGTTEKMRRLIYDVRPELKDKLNIAYCPERVLPGNVMHELVYNDRVIGGVDEKSTQKAIHFYKQFVKGALHATNARTAEMCKLTENSSRDVQIAFANELSLICDKADINVWELINLANKHPRVNILQPGCGVGGHCIAVDPYFIVSDYPMESKIIGTAREVNNYKSFWCAEKIQNEKLKFELKHGRKPSIALMGLAFKPNIDDLRESPAKYIAQKVLQNTNNEEYFIVEPNITEHNVYKITNYKEAFKKADIIVYLVAHNEFKTLPTDSDKVVLDFCGIIKY, encoded by the coding sequence ATGAAACAAGTAGAAGTTGTAACAGTAGGTTTAGGTTATATTGGTTTGCCTACATCAGCATTAATAGCACAAAACGGCATTCAAGTTCATGGTGTAGATGTTAATCAGCATGTGGTAGATACAATTAACCAAGGTAAAATACATATCATAGAGCCAAGTTTAGATATTGCTGTAGAAGAAGCTGTGAAAAAAGGTTTTTTAACTGCGGATATAAAACCAGTGGAAGCTGCTACTTATTTAATTGTGGTACCTACTCCTTTTAAAGGAAACCATGAGCCAGATATTTCTTATGTGGAATTGGCAACAAAGAATATTATTCCGTTTTTAAAAGAAGACGATTTATATATTATAGAATCTACTTCGCCAATTGGTACTACAGAAAAAATGAGAAGACTTATTTACGATGTAAGACCAGAGTTAAAAGATAAACTAAACATTGCCTATTGTCCGGAAAGAGTTTTGCCAGGAAATGTAATGCATGAATTGGTTTATAATGATAGAGTTATTGGTGGTGTAGATGAAAAATCTACCCAAAAAGCAATTCATTTTTACAAGCAATTTGTAAAAGGAGCGTTGCATGCTACAAATGCAAGAACGGCAGAAATGTGTAAGTTAACAGAGAATTCATCTAGAGATGTACAGATTGCATTTGCCAATGAGCTTTCATTAATTTGTGATAAAGCGGATATAAATGTTTGGGAGTTAATTAATTTAGCAAACAAACATCCAAGAGTAAATATATTGCAACCAGGTTGTGGCGTTGGAGGGCATTGCATTGCTGTAGATCCTTATTTTATTGTCTCAGATTACCCAATGGAATCTAAGATTATAGGTACGGCTCGTGAGGTAAATAATTACAAGTCTTTTTGGTGTGCAGAAAAGATTCAGAATGAGAAATTAAAATTTGAATTAAAGCATGGTAGAAAACCAAGTATTGCCTTAATGGGATTGGCTTTTAAACCAAATATTGATGATTTACGTGAATCTCCAGCAAAATATATTGCCCAAAAAGTTTTACAAAACACAAACAATGAAGAGTACTTTATTGTTGAACCTAATATTACCGAACATAATGTTTATAAAATTACAAATTATAAAGAAGCTTTTAAAAAGGCAGATATTATAGTTTATCTAGTTGCTCATAACGAATTTAAAACATTACCAACAGATAGTGATAAAGTTGTTTTAGATTTTTGTGGAATTATTAAATACTAA
- a CDS encoding adenylyltransferase/cytidyltransferase family protein has product MKVGITFSAFDLFHAGHVKMLEDAKEQCDYLICGIQTDPTLDRPEKNMPVQSVVERYIQLKGCKYVDEIVPYATEQDLEDILRSFKIDVRVIGDEYASKQFTGRKYCEEKGIDLYFNKREHRFSSSGLRKEVQEKENLKKKEK; this is encoded by the coding sequence ATGAAAGTTGGGATAACCTTTAGTGCTTTTGATTTATTTCATGCAGGACATGTAAAAATGTTAGAAGATGCAAAAGAACAATGTGATTATTTAATTTGTGGTATACAGACAGATCCTACTTTAGATCGTCCGGAAAAGAATATGCCAGTACAGTCAGTCGTAGAAAGATACATTCAACTAAAAGGGTGTAAATACGTAGATGAGATTGTTCCTTATGCAACAGAGCAAGATTTAGAAGATATTTTAAGATCTTTTAAAATAGATGTTAGAGTTATAGGAGATGAGTACGCTAGCAAACAATTTACAGGTAGAAAGTATTGTGAAGAAAAAGGAATCGACTTATACTTCAATAAAAGAGAACACCGTTTTTCTAGTAGTGGGCTTCGTAAAGAGGTACAAGAAAAAGAGAATTTAAAAAAGAAAGAGAAATAA
- a CDS encoding adenylyltransferase/cytidyltransferase family protein — MKKLIIVSGYFNPIHKGHLEYFNNAKALADELFVIVNSDLQRGLKGSKEFQKEEERLFIVENIKSVDKAMISVDSDRTVCASIRAIHEKYGKEYQIGFANGGDQDNNSIPEAPVCKELNIDLIDGLGDKIQSSSWLLKNN, encoded by the coding sequence ATGAAAAAACTAATCATAGTATCAGGATATTTTAACCCAATTCATAAAGGACATTTGGAGTATTTTAATAATGCAAAGGCATTGGCAGATGAGTTGTTTGTAATTGTAAATAGTGATCTTCAAAGAGGGTTAAAAGGTTCTAAAGAATTTCAAAAAGAAGAAGAGCGTTTATTTATTGTAGAGAACATTAAATCTGTAGATAAAGCGATGATTTCTGTAGATAGCGATAGAACCGTTTGTGCTTCTATACGTGCTATTCATGAAAAGTATGGAAAAGAGTATCAAATAGGTTTTGCAAATGGAGGAGATCAAGACAATAACTCTATCCCTGAAGCACCTGTTTGTAAAGAATTAAATATTGACTTGATTGATGGTTTGGGAGATAAAATACAATCATCTTCGTGGTTGTTAAAAAATAATTAG
- a CDS encoding UDP-glucose/GDP-mannose dehydrogenase family protein, which yields MNIAVVGSGYVGLVSGTCFAEMGNKVTCVDIDQKKIQKLEEGIIPIFEPGLEQMVLKNVKNKNLFFTTKLGEAISDAEIVFIAVGTPMGDDGSADLQYVLAVAKSIGETMQKRLIVVDKSTVPIGTADKVKATIQAELDKRGSDLEFSVVSNPEFLKEGAAIDDFMKPDRVVIGADSDYAFDLMKQLYSPFFRTHDRFITMDIRSAEMTKYAANTMLATKISFMNEIANICERVGADANMVRIGIGSDKRIGYSFIYPGAGYGGSCFPKDVKALKKIAEENGYKANLIESVENVNDAQKLVIANKIVKRFGEDLSGMTFGLWGLAFKPGTDDMREAPAIYIVKELEKRGAKVKAYDPKAIEESKEFYLKDAKNITYCTSKYEVLQDSDALILLTEWKEFRSPDFVEIKQQLKNPIIFDGRNQYNAFNLEEKGFEYFQIGK from the coding sequence ATGAATATTGCTGTAGTTGGTTCTGGTTATGTTGGTTTAGTATCTGGTACTTGTTTCGCAGAAATGGGGAACAAAGTTACTTGTGTAGATATAGATCAGAAGAAAATTCAAAAATTAGAGGAAGGAATCATTCCTATTTTTGAACCAGGTTTAGAACAAATGGTTTTAAAGAATGTAAAAAATAAAAATTTATTTTTTACTACGAAACTAGGAGAAGCTATCAGTGATGCAGAAATTGTTTTTATTGCAGTTGGTACGCCAATGGGAGATGATGGTTCTGCAGATTTACAATATGTTTTAGCTGTTGCTAAATCTATTGGTGAAACCATGCAAAAAAGATTAATAGTTGTTGATAAATCTACAGTGCCAATTGGTACAGCAGACAAAGTAAAAGCTACTATTCAGGCAGAGTTAGATAAAAGAGGATCTGATTTAGAGTTTAGCGTAGTATCTAATCCAGAATTTTTAAAAGAAGGAGCAGCTATCGATGATTTTATGAAACCTGATAGAGTAGTTATCGGTGCAGATTCTGACTATGCTTTTGATTTAATGAAGCAATTGTATTCACCTTTCTTTAGAACGCATGATCGTTTTATAACGATGGATATTCGTTCTGCAGAAATGACAAAATATGCTGCAAACACAATGTTGGCTACAAAAATTTCATTTATGAATGAGATTGCTAATATTTGTGAAAGAGTTGGTGCAGACGCAAACATGGTTCGTATAGGTATTGGTTCAGACAAACGTATTGGGTATAGTTTTATATATCCAGGTGCAGGTTATGGTGGTTCTTGTTTTCCTAAAGATGTAAAAGCGTTAAAGAAAATAGCCGAAGAAAACGGATATAAAGCAAACTTAATAGAATCTGTAGAGAATGTAAATGATGCTCAGAAATTAGTAATTGCCAACAAGATTGTAAAACGTTTTGGAGAAGATTTATCAGGTATGACTTTTGGTTTATGGGGATTGGCTTTTAAACCGGGTACAGATGATATGAGGGAAGCACCAGCAATTTATATTGTTAAAGAATTAGAAAAAAGAGGTGCAAAAGTAAAAGCCTATGATCCTAAAGCAATTGAGGAGTCAAAAGAATTTTACTTAAAAGATGCTAAAAATATAACCTATTGTACTTCTAAATACGAAGTTTTACAAGACTCAGATGCATTAATTTTGTTAACAGAATGGAAAGAATTTAGATCTCCAGATTTTGTAGAAATTAAACAACAATTAAAGAATCCGATTATTTTTGATGGTAGAAATCAATACAATGCCTTTAATTTAGAAGAAAAAGGATTTGAGTATTTTCAAATAGGGAAATAA
- a CDS encoding GDP-L-fucose synthase, producing the protein MKKDTKIYIAGHRGMVGSAVWRTLEKKGYTNLIGKSSKELDLKDQEAVLDFYHTEKPEVVIDAAAKVGGILANNNFPYQFLMENMQIQNNLIDSALKVGIEKFIFLGSSCIYPKFAPQPLKEEYLLTDSLEPTNEWYAIAKITGVKACQAIRKQFQKDYVSLMPTNLYGTHDNFDLKSSHVLPAMIRKFHEAKMNNNSDVTLWGSGTPMREFLFVDDMAEAVVYALENELPEYLYNIGTGEDLTIKELAETIQEVTGHQGTIVWDADKPDGTPRKLMDISKMHNLGWKHKVDLKQGIEKTYTWFLKNIENFKEVKL; encoded by the coding sequence ATGAAAAAAGATACTAAAATTTATATTGCAGGCCATAGAGGTATGGTAGGTTCTGCAGTATGGAGAACTTTAGAAAAAAAAGGATACACCAATTTAATAGGAAAATCTAGTAAAGAACTTGATTTAAAAGATCAAGAAGCAGTTCTTGATTTTTATCATACAGAGAAACCTGAAGTTGTTATTGATGCAGCAGCTAAAGTAGGTGGTATTTTAGCGAATAATAATTTTCCATACCAGTTTTTGATGGAGAATATGCAAATTCAAAATAATTTAATTGATAGCGCATTAAAAGTAGGGATTGAAAAATTTATATTTTTAGGTAGTTCTTGTATTTATCCTAAGTTTGCACCGCAACCATTAAAAGAAGAGTATTTGTTAACGGATTCTTTAGAGCCAACAAATGAATGGTATGCAATTGCTAAAATTACTGGTGTAAAAGCATGTCAGGCAATTAGAAAACAATTTCAAAAAGATTATGTAAGCTTAATGCCTACAAATTTATATGGTACACATGATAATTTCGATTTAAAATCTTCTCATGTGTTACCTGCTATGATACGTAAATTTCATGAGGCAAAAATGAATAATAATTCAGATGTTACCTTGTGGGGAAGCGGAACGCCAATGCGTGAGTTTCTGTTTGTAGACGATATGGCAGAAGCTGTGGTGTATGCTTTAGAAAATGAATTGCCAGAATACCTATACAATATAGGTACTGGTGAAGATTTGACGATTAAAGAATTGGCAGAAACCATTCAAGAAGTAACAGGACATCAAGGAACTATTGTTTGGGATGCTGATAAACCAGACGGAACGCCAAGAAAGTTGATGGATATTTCTAAAATGCACAACTTAGGTTGGAAGCATAAAGTTGATTTAAAACAAGGGATTGAAAAAACCTACACTTGGTTTTTAAAAAATATTGAAAATTTTAAAGAGGTTAAATTGTAA
- the gmd gene encoding GDP-mannose 4,6-dehydratase → MNKVALITGITGQDGSYLAELLLEKGYIVHGIKRRSSLFNTNRIDHLYQDPHDPDQRLKLHYGDLTDAMNLTRIIQECQPDEIYNLGAMSHVAVSFDTPEYVGNVDGLGTLRILEAVRILGLEKKTRIYQASTSELYGGMPENKNERGFYDESSPFYPRSPYGVAKIYGFWITKNYREAYNMFACNGILFNHESPRRGETFVTRKITRAVAKIALGLQEKVFLGNLEAKRDWGHAKDYVRMMWMILQADKPEDWVIATGVTTTVRDFVRLAFSEVGIEVEFKGEGVDEKAYVVACNHKDFQIEIGKEVLSVDPSYFRPTEVDLLIGDPSKAKNELGWVPEHDLASLVKDMMQGDVAIMKKDVVLLKAGHEILKQAE, encoded by the coding sequence ATGAATAAAGTAGCATTAATTACAGGGATTACTGGACAAGACGGCTCATATTTAGCTGAGTTATTATTAGAAAAAGGATATATAGTACATGGTATTAAAAGAAGGTCTTCTCTTTTTAATACGAATAGAATTGATCATTTATACCAAGATCCACACGATCCTGATCAAAGATTAAAATTGCATTATGGAGATTTAACAGACGCAATGAATCTTACTCGTATCATTCAAGAATGCCAACCAGATGAAATTTACAATTTAGGGGCAATGTCTCATGTAGCTGTTTCTTTTGATACTCCAGAATATGTAGGTAATGTAGATGGATTAGGAACGTTAAGAATCTTAGAAGCAGTAAGAATTTTAGGATTAGAAAAGAAAACAAGAATTTATCAAGCTTCCACTTCAGAGTTATATGGAGGGATGCCAGAAAATAAAAATGAAAGAGGTTTCTATGATGAGTCTTCTCCATTTTACCCTCGTTCTCCTTATGGAGTAGCAAAAATTTATGGTTTTTGGATTACTAAAAACTATAGAGAAGCCTATAATATGTTTGCTTGTAATGGTATTTTATTTAACCATGAGTCTCCAAGAAGAGGAGAAACTTTTGTAACAAGAAAGATTACACGTGCGGTTGCAAAAATTGCATTAGGCTTACAAGAAAAAGTGTTTTTAGGGAATTTAGAAGCAAAACGTGATTGGGGACATGCGAAAGATTATGTTCGTATGATGTGGATGATTTTACAAGCAGATAAACCAGAAGACTGGGTAATTGCAACAGGTGTTACTACAACTGTAAGAGACTTTGTACGTTTGGCTTTTAGTGAAGTTGGCATAGAAGTAGAATTTAAAGGAGAAGGAGTAGACGAAAAAGCCTATGTTGTAGCTTGTAACCATAAAGATTTTCAAATAGAAATTGGTAAAGAAGTTTTATCTGTAGATCCATCTTACTTCCGTCCAACAGAAGTAGATTTATTAATTGGTGACCCTTCTAAAGCAAAGAACGAATTAGGTTGGGTACCAGAGCACGATTTAGCTTCTTTGGTAAAAGATATGATGCAAGGGGATGTTGCAATCATGAAAAAAGATGTTGTTTTATTAAAAGCGGGGCATGAAATTTTAAAGCAGGCAGAGTAA
- a CDS encoding O-antigen ligase encodes MAIVLIFLPDSKQSTGTNIFRGLALLLPFLTFFGFYAVFVKSDYKQLLPKLFVPILLWLVYVYYSQYNIIIASLDVENQSYNSSYVPLFTLPIVLCLNKKWLRISAIVLIAAVILSSNKRGGFVAFSLAILIYLFVTGVVSPKRASLLKRVFISLFVILSVWKLYDFIESAKDNFFLYRLEKLQNDGGSGRVDIYMQVINGITDSNFIQFLLGHGDNQVVYLTKEGYSAHNDFLEVMYCYGILVFLTYLTLHYLLIKKALVLYKRKNKFAGPMAVSVVIFFIFSFISHVIIYQYFIFLVVFWAMVLGTNDREQVDNKRNSRLNSLLK; translated from the coding sequence ATGGCAATAGTATTAATATTTTTACCAGATTCTAAACAATCTACAGGAACAAATATTTTTAGAGGTTTGGCGCTTTTATTGCCCTTCTTAACTTTTTTTGGGTTTTATGCTGTTTTTGTAAAATCCGATTACAAGCAACTATTGCCTAAATTATTTGTACCAATACTTTTATGGTTAGTATATGTATACTATAGTCAATATAATATAATAATAGCTTCTTTAGATGTAGAAAATCAATCATATAATTCTTCATATGTTCCACTTTTTACATTGCCTATAGTTTTATGTTTAAATAAAAAGTGGTTAAGAATTAGTGCTATTGTATTAATAGCAGCTGTTATTTTATCTTCAAATAAAAGAGGTGGGTTTGTAGCTTTTAGTCTTGCCATACTTATTTATTTGTTTGTAACTGGGGTTGTATCTCCTAAAAGGGCTTCTTTACTTAAAAGGGTGTTTATCTCTCTTTTTGTTATATTGAGTGTTTGGAAACTGTATGATTTTATAGAATCCGCTAAAGATAATTTCTTTTTATATAGGTTAGAAAAACTTCAAAATGATGGAGGTTCTGGTAGAGTGGATATTTACATGCAAGTAATAAACGGAATTACAGACTCTAATTTTATTCAATTTCTCTTAGGACATGGAGACAACCAAGTAGTGTATTTAACAAAAGAAGGATATTCGGCTCACAATGATTTTTTAGAAGTAATGTACTGTTATGGTATTTTGGTTTTTTTAACGTATTTAACGCTTCATTATTTACTAATTAAAAAGGCATTAGTGTTATACAAAAGGAAAAACAAGTTTGCTGGACCAATGGCTGTTTCCGTAGTAATATTTTTTATTTTTTCGTTTATTAGTCATGTTATTATTTATCAGTACTTTATATTTTTAGTAGTATTTTGGGCTATGGTACTGGGTACCAATGATAGGGAACAAGTTGATAATAAAAGAAATAGTAGACTAAACAGTCTTTTAAAATAA
- a CDS encoding lipopolysaccharide biosynthesis protein → MKLTGNKRIATNTLALYLKMVYSIIVALFTTRIVLSALGVEDYGIYTLVAGVISLLTFLNVSMAIATQRFMSIAMGQKNIDKLKDVFQTSITLHLWIGVIVVVSLEIFGFFLFDGILNIAEDRIYSAKIIYQFMIFSTFFTINAVPYDAAINANEDMWVDSIIGFVETTLKLLIAFYLLSTSFDKLIVYSLLTTVVLILSRIVKSVYCKRKYEECKNAIHSLKSGNKIVMKEMAGFAGWNTLGALVFVGRNQLIAIVLNVFYGTVINAAYGVANQVNAQISSFAMTLLKAINPQITKSEGEGNRVRMLQMADYSTKFSFFIFSLLLVPLFLEMDFILGLWLKVVPEHTVIFCQLILVASLIKQLSNGVMLSVQSVGKLKVYTLVINSIYLLNILLAVLLLNFDFEPYYVIISMIAIEFIALLARSIIASRIISDFNFKVFFINIICKQLIVFSLVLLLAYLPSLKLSESLFRLVSTSLISTSSLFVLFYFIILNKIERNKIENLLKSKILKIK, encoded by the coding sequence ATGAAATTAACTGGAAATAAAAGAATTGCTACAAATACGCTAGCCCTATACCTTAAAATGGTATACTCTATTATTGTAGCACTATTTACTACAAGAATTGTACTTTCTGCTCTTGGAGTGGAAGATTATGGAATATACACGTTGGTAGCGGGTGTAATATCATTGTTAACTTTTTTAAATGTCTCTATGGCCATAGCTACCCAAAGGTTTATGTCTATTGCTATGGGGCAAAAAAATATAGATAAATTAAAAGATGTTTTTCAAACAAGTATTACACTACATTTATGGATAGGTGTAATTGTTGTTGTGTCTTTAGAAATTTTTGGTTTCTTTTTGTTTGATGGTATTTTAAATATTGCTGAAGATCGAATTTATTCTGCCAAAATTATTTACCAATTTATGATATTTAGTACTTTTTTTACAATTAATGCAGTGCCTTACGATGCCGCTATTAATGCAAATGAAGACATGTGGGTAGATAGCATTATTGGTTTTGTAGAAACGACTTTAAAATTATTAATAGCTTTTTATTTACTAAGCACCAGTTTTGATAAATTAATAGTTTATTCTTTATTAACCACGGTGGTGTTAATACTTTCGCGTATTGTTAAAAGTGTTTATTGTAAGAGAAAGTACGAAGAATGTAAAAATGCTATACATAGTTTAAAAAGTGGTAATAAAATTGTAATGAAAGAAATGGCAGGCTTTGCAGGTTGGAATACCCTAGGAGCGCTTGTTTTTGTAGGTAGAAATCAATTAATAGCTATTGTATTAAATGTTTTTTATGGTACCGTAATAAATGCAGCTTATGGAGTAGCAAATCAGGTAAACGCACAAATATCTAGTTTTGCAATGACACTTCTTAAAGCTATTAACCCACAAATTACAAAAAGTGAAGGAGAGGGAAATAGAGTACGAATGTTACAAATGGCAGATTACTCTACAAAATTTTCATTTTTCATTTTTTCTTTATTATTAGTTCCATTATTTTTAGAAATGGATTTTATTCTTGGTTTATGGTTAAAAGTTGTGCCTGAGCATACTGTTATTTTTTGTCAATTAATACTAGTGGCGTCATTAATTAAGCAGCTTTCTAATGGAGTCATGTTAAGTGTACAGTCTGTAGGAAAGTTGAAAGTATATACTTTAGTTATAAATTCAATTTATCTATTAAATATTTTGCTAGCAGTACTGTTATTAAACTTTGACTTTGAACCATATTATGTTATTATTAGTATGATAGCAATAGAATTTATTGCACTACTCGCTCGGTCAATTATTGCCAGTAGAATAATTTCTGATTTTAATTTTAAAGTTTTTTTTATAAATATTATTTGTAAACAACTTATTGTTTTTAGTTTAGTTTTATTATTAGCATATTTGCCAAGTTTAAAATTATCAGAATCTTTATTTAGGTTGGTTTCAACCAGTTTAATTTCAACAAGTTCATTATTTGTTTTGTTTTATTTTATCATTCTGAATAAAATAGAAAGAAATAAAATTGAAAATTTATTGAAAAGTAAAATATTAAAGATAAAATAA
- a CDS encoding polysaccharide pyruvyl transferase family protein produces MNIGILTYNGVFNFGANLQAISTASHLKKQGFNPIFINWSPTELEELYAHSVSEEQKNAHRVMKLDYMNESALCRTDEDVVNVIESNNIEGIIVGSDAVLQHFEIPLKTKIKGFIKPTSIYKRYTRDRMFPNPFWGSFYKKLKKEIPIVIMSGSSQNANYSIFNQKTMTKMTANLEKYSYISVRDSWTSNMIAHITKNKIKPVVTPDPVFGFNNNVPEVLENSSKILARFNLPEKYLLVSFKKKIKGIDEEWMANLEKEAKARGYELFALPLPEKLISYGVTKSIDLPINPIEWYTLIANSVGYIGQNMHPIVVSLHNANPFFSFDYYGLSSEIDKTDSSSKISHILKTAGFSDYRVSSVGKEVSILPNQVLDKIESFDKEKCKKFSDKYLKQYLAMMNEILPTFTK; encoded by the coding sequence ATGAATATAGGAATACTAACTTATAACGGAGTGTTTAATTTTGGCGCTAATTTACAAGCCATATCAACAGCAAGTCATTTAAAAAAACAAGGTTTTAATCCTATTTTTATTAATTGGTCACCAACAGAATTAGAAGAATTATACGCACATTCTGTATCTGAAGAACAGAAAAATGCACACCGTGTTATGAAGTTAGATTACATGAACGAAAGTGCACTTTGTAGAACAGATGAAGATGTAGTTAATGTAATTGAAAGTAATAATATAGAAGGTATTATAGTAGGTAGTGATGCCGTTTTACAACATTTCGAAATTCCTTTAAAAACTAAAATAAAAGGTTTTATTAAACCCACTTCTATTTATAAAAGATATACAAGAGACCGTATGTTTCCTAATCCTTTTTGGGGTAGTTTTTATAAGAAACTAAAAAAAGAGATACCAATTGTTATAATGTCTGGTTCTTCTCAAAATGCTAATTATAGCATTTTTAACCAAAAAACCATGACAAAGATGACAGCGAATTTAGAGAAATATTCATACATTTCTGTAAGAGATAGTTGGACGAGTAATATGATTGCACATATTACAAAAAATAAAATAAAGCCTGTAGTAACACCAGACCCTGTATTTGGTTTTAATAATAATGTACCAGAAGTATTAGAGAATTCTAGTAAAATTTTGGCAAGATTTAATTTACCAGAAAAATACTTATTAGTTTCATTTAAAAAGAAAATTAAAGGTATAGATGAAGAATGGATGGCTAATTTAGAAAAAGAAGCTAAAGCAAGAGGATATGAACTTTTTGCACTACCATTACCAGAAAAATTAATTTCTTATGGAGTTACAAAATCTATAGATTTACCAATAAACCCAATAGAATGGTATACATTAATTGCAAATAGTGTAGGGTATATTGGTCAAAATATGCATCCAATAGTAGTCTCATTACATAATGCAAACCCTTTCTTTAGTTTCGATTATTATGGTCTTAGCAGTGAAATAGATAAAACAGATTCGTCTAGTAAGATATCTCATATTTTAAAAACTGCAGGTTTTTCTGATTATAGAGTGTCTTCTGTGGGGAAAGAAGTTTCTATTTTACCAAACCAAGTTTTAGACAAAATAGAAAGTTTTGATAAAGAAAAATGTAAAAAATTTAGCGACAAATATTTAAAACAATATTTGGCAATGATGAACGAAATTTTGCCAACTTTTACTAAATAA
- a CDS encoding glycosyltransferase family 4 protein: MRILYFTYPWFLDFSIEYIKELSKKTELHVIVLCPENRNSATIFKLEEKVSYQKNKFYSLNDLAGNLKSIDIYKEYTKDCASFSFSFGPKKWLSTSSFSYNYQIYKYIQKLQVDIIHFDDLSIDLLWMSWFIRNKKILVNVHDPIAHTGEVNRRRKIIRKVYYPKVNKFITFSKYSAQAFFESYGYRSETLSLTPYNFYKSYETKKTSIENYFLFFGRVSEYKGIEDLIKAFIVLKEKYNVNLIIAGKNAYNYAIPEEYLNIAGITIYNKFIENDEMASLIKNCIAVVCPYKDATQSGVVMTSFAFEKQVVTSRVGGLYEPINEHNGKVYDRTKVGALEKVLIEILEEENKETVHVVKESNKALYNVEKLKLIYEILQK; the protein is encoded by the coding sequence ATGAGAATTCTCTATTTTACATATCCTTGGTTTTTAGACTTTTCTATAGAATATATAAAAGAATTAAGTAAAAAGACAGAATTACATGTTATAGTACTTTGTCCGGAAAATAGAAATTCTGCTACAATTTTTAAGCTAGAAGAAAAAGTATCATATCAAAAAAATAAATTTTATAGTTTAAATGATCTTGCAGGGAACTTAAAGAGTATTGATATATATAAAGAGTATACAAAAGATTGTGCTTCTTTTTCTTTTTCTTTTGGGCCAAAAAAATGGTTAAGCACAAGTTCTTTTTCGTATAATTATCAAATTTATAAATATATCCAGAAATTACAAGTAGATATTATTCATTTTGATGATCTAAGTATCGATTTATTGTGGATGTCTTGGTTTATTAGAAATAAAAAGATTCTTGTAAATGTTCATGACCCGATAGCACATACAGGAGAAGTAAATAGACGTAGAAAGATAATAAGAAAGGTGTACTACCCTAAAGTAAATAAGTTTATTACTTTTTCTAAATATTCTGCGCAAGCTTTTTTTGAAAGTTATGGGTATCGCAGCGAAACGTTATCATTAACACCTTATAATTTTTATAAAAGTTACGAAACTAAAAAAACATCTATAGAAAACTATTTCCTTTTTTTTGGTAGAGTGTCTGAATATAAAGGTATTGAAGATTTAATTAAAGCATTTATAGTTTTAAAAGAAAAGTACAATGTAAATTTAATTATAGCAGGTAAAAATGCTTATAACTATGCTATACCAGAAGAGTATTTAAATATAGCAGGTATTACCATTTATAACAAGTTTATAGAAAACGATGAAATGGCATCTTTAATTAAAAACTGTATTGCCGTAGTATGCCCATACAAAGATGCTACGCAAAGTGGCGTTGTAATGACTTCTTTTGCTTTTGAAAAGCAAGTAGTTACTTCTAGAGTAGGTGGGTTGTATGAACCTATTAATGAGCATAACGGAAAAGTATATGATAGAACTAAAGTTGGAGCTTTAGAAAAGGTATTAATAGAGATTTTGGAAGAAGAAAATAAAGAAACAGTTCATGTTGTTAAAGAGTCTAATAAAGCTTTGTATAATGTTGAAAAGTTGAAACTAATTTATGAAATTTTACAAAAATAA